The Vicia villosa cultivar HV-30 ecotype Madison, WI linkage group LG1, Vvil1.0, whole genome shotgun sequence genome includes a region encoding these proteins:
- the LOC131650492 gene encoding uncharacterized protein LOC131650492: MTHSLDRDIHGRTAQHAFMWCEWARVVSQVTDGAVVPPDTPAPAGSSTSVPVKGISTPGQVDTPAPAGPSPSILVEGPSPSTTTTSQRPRDDAEGYVDHATRRIWDGEDRDLQRFYNQGRKIAGLVQPDESWFYDVLATSGLRDLCQVGYTIIHNEMLMEFAERWHPETSSFYLPHNEITITLDDVACLMHLPIRGTLFGYDRLTKEEAMEMLIAELGCDPDDTLEEVESTRGAHVRFHTLQRIYDTELLVAHQDASDEVEADIHRERALRWSGCTSVQLLQTGRGMPVEGKDGGRQLYLFSGTNLIPSTYYIFVIGEVPTYTELKPRASRFSPRRGNQEPLSYRRGLDHILAEDVRYDCYAEHRETVPFDEIALYSGWLAAGSTILVRYLPERVMR, encoded by the exons ATGACTCACAGTCTGGATAGAGATATACATGGGAGGACTGCACAGCACGCATTCATGTGGTGTGAATGGGCGCGTGTAGTATCTCAGGTGACTGATGGAGCTGTTGTTCCACCTGATACACCCGCTCCAGCCGGTTCTTCAACATCTGTCCCAGTTAAGGGGATCTCTACGCCTGGTCAAGTTGATACACCTGCTCCAGCCGGGCCTTCTCCATCTATTCTAGTTGAGGGGCCTTCCCCGTCTACTACTACCACTTCACAGAGGCCCCGTGATGATGCTGAGG GGTATGTCGATCATGCAACTAGGCGTATATGGGATGGAGAG gaTAGAGATCTGCAGAGGTTCTACAACCAAGGCCGGAAGATTGCGGGACTTGTGCAGCCTGACGAGTCATGGTTCTATGATGTACTAGCAACTTCTGGCCTGAGGGACCTCTGTCAGGTGGGCTACACAATAATACATAATGAGATGCTGATGGAATTTGCGGAGAGATGGCATCCAGAGACCTCCTCATTTTATCTTCCTCACAACGAGATTACCATCACTCTAGATGATGTGGCATGCCTCATGCATCTACCTATCAGGGGTACCCTATTTGGTTACGATAGGCTGACGAAAGAGGAAGCGATGGAGATGCTGATTGCTGAGCTGGGGTGCGATCCGGATGACACACTTGAGGAGGTGGAGAGTACCCGCGGGGCGCATGTGAGGTTTCACACTTTGCAGAGAATATATGACACGGAGCTTCTTGTGGCACATCAGGATGCTAGCGACGAGGTGGAGGCAGATATACACAGAGAACGGGcgctgagat GGAGTGGTTGTACTAGCGTACAATTACTACAGACTGGGAGAGGGATGCCTGTGGAAGGCAAGGACGGTGGCAGACAATTGTACCTTTTTAGTGGTACTAATCTTATCCCTTctacttattatatatttgtgata GGAGAGGTGCCGACCTACACTGAGCTCAAGCCGCGTGCCAGTAGATTCAGCCCCCGTAGAGGGAACCAGGAGCCTCTATCTTACAGGCGCGGACTTGATCACATTCTTGCCGAGGACGTACGTTATGATTGCTATGCTGAGCACCGAGAGACGGTTCCCTTTGATGAGATAGCTttgtattctggatggttggccgCCGGCTCGACCATTCTTGTACGATACCTTCCGGAGCGCGTTATGCGTTAG